The genomic DNA AATTGGTATTAAATAAGTTCTAAGCCTCTACATTTGTTGCAAAGATTGGAAATTTCGACATCATATCGTTCACTTCCGCTCTTACCTCATCAAGAATATCGTCTTTTTCAATATTCATGATTACCTTATCTATAAGCTCAACAACTTTCAACATATCAGACTCTACAAGTCCACGTGTTGTAATTGCCGATGTACCAATTCTGATTCCTGATGTTACAAAAGGTGATTTATCATCAAATGGCACCATATTTTTATTTACGGTAATATCGGCTTTACTCAAAGCAGCATCAGCTTCTTTTCCTGTAACACCTTTGTTTCTAAGGTCGATAAGCATCATGTGGTTATCAGTTCCTCCCGAAACAATTTTATATCCTCGTTTAACTAATTCTTCGGCCATAACGTGAGCATTTTTCTTAACCTGAAGAATATAATGGAAATAATCATCAGAAAGCGCTTCACCAAATGCTACGGCTTTAGCACCGATTACATGCTCCAAAGGACCTCCCTGAATACCCGGGAAAATTGCCATATCCAGAATGTTTGACATTTTTTTGACAACACCTTTTGGAGTTTTCAATCCCCATGGGTTATCAAAATCTTTCCCCATTAAAATAAGACCCCCTCTTGGACCTCTCAATGTTTTATGAGTAGTTGTAGTTACGATATGACAATGAGGAATAGGATCGTTAAGAATACCTTTAGCTATCAAACCTGACGGGTGAGAAATATCCGCAAGTAAAATTGCTCCTACCTTATCAGCTATCTCACGAAAACGTGCAAAATCGATATCTCTTGAATATGCAGAAGCTCCGGCAATTATCATCTTAGGCTGCTCTGCAATTGCAATTTTTTCTATATTATCATAATCCAGCATTCCTGTTTCTTCCTCTACTCCGTAGAATACTGCATTATAAGTTTTACCGGAGAAATTTACCGGCGATCCGTGAGTAAGGTGACCTCCGTGAGAAAGATTAAATCCTAACACCTTGTCGCCCGGATTTAAAACTGCCAAATATACAGCTCCGTTTGCCTGAGATCCTGAGTGTGGCTGAACATTTGCATATTCTGCCCCGAAAAGCTCTTTTGCTCTGTCAATAGCAATTTGTTCGATATCATCAACTACTTCACAACCTCCATAATATCTCTTCCCTGGATATCCTTCGGCATATTTATTAGTAAGTATAGAACCCATAGCTTCCATTACCTGCTCACTAACATAGTTTTCTGAAGCAATCAATTCAAGCCCCTCTGTCTGACGGTCTCTTTCATCTTCAATCAAATTAAAAATATCGTGATCGCGTTGCATCGTTTTAAATATTTTTTTAGTTAGAATTATTTGGGCAAAAGTAATCTTTATATCAAAAAAACTAAAAGGTTTTAGACTTATTATTTATGATAAAATAATTCTTACATTTTATTAGTGAAATATCACTTAAACATCTTAGTAACAGTATAAAAAGGGCATGACACTTACAATTAGAAATAATTTTATTCTTTTTCTACAATTCTTAACTAATTATACAGTAATACTTAGCATAAATGGAGGTTCTAAATATATAACGCCCCGGATAGTAGCGATAGCTTTTGCTTTCTGAGATTTGCGAACAAAGTTCTGTGGCGGCCACGCCTCAAGCGTGGACCCCACAGAGCTATTGTGAGCTATCTCAGAAAGCAAAACTACAAGCGGATAGCCGGAAAAGGCGCATAAAATCCATAAAAAACAAGGTCAAATATTTTTCATGAAACATTAATTTACTTCAACCCTATAAATTTTCACAATCGCAATACAAAGCAATTATTATAAAGAGAAAAAACAATACAGATTAGTGATTTTAATAAAGCTTCATTTTGTTTATCATTTTTTTATTAAGATATATAAAGATATCTGTATTTTTGACCGATTAAATTTCATTAGATGCAACAATATTTAAAACTACTGATATCGCAAATATTGAGACTATTTGTTTTAACGCAGGTATTCCGATTTGTATTCTATTTCCTTTATCTCAATGGAAATACTTTTGAAGAAGGTAATATTTCTCATGCCTGGTATCTTGGTCTAAAATTCGACTTAAGATACACTCTTCTGGTTTTAATTCCTTTTGCCTTAATGATAGCTGTTAAAGGAAATAAAATATTCGCAGGCAGATGGAAGAACATTTCGAAAAACTATTTGCTGTTTGTATATATTGCGACACTCCTACTCTATCTTCTCGATTTCGGGCACTATGGCTACCTGGGAATCAGAGTTAACAGTTCAGTTGTCAGATTTGCATCGAACCCGCTTATTTCCCTCCAGATGGTTTGGGAAAGTTATCCTGTGATATGGGGAAGTTTAGGAATAATCATATTCGCTTACATCACCCGTTTACTTATAAATAAGAATTATGACAGATGTACCCGCAGCGAATTCAAAGATGAGAGCAAGATTAAATATACACTGATTATTATTACAAGTATTCTTTTTTATGCTTTTGGAATTTACGGTGCTATAGCCTACTATCCCCTGAGATGGAGTCAGGCTATGTTTACGCAAAACCAGTTAGTATCGGGATTTGCAATTAACCCCGGACTAAACATATACGACACCTACAAGTTTAAAGATACAGGTTTCGATATTGAAGCAACTAAAACTAACTTCGGTATTATGGCCAATTATCTGGGTATTGAAAATACAGACACTCTGGATTTCAGAAGAGAGATAAAAGGTATTCCTAATCAACAACAAAAGCCAAATATTGTTGTAATTATGCTTGAGTCTATGGGCTCTTCGAAAATGGGGCTTCATGGAAATCCTCTTCCTTCTACTCCAAATATGGATAGTCTGGCTATGAATGGAAGATTTTTTCCAAACTTTTTTGTTCCGGGACTTGGCACAGCAAGAACTGTTTATACAAGCTTAACAGGTATACCTGATGTTTCTGTTCAGAAAACAGCCTCACGAAATCAGTTTACTATCGATCAGCGAACTATATTTAACGATTTCGAAGGTTACGAGAAGTACTATTTCCTGGGGGGAAATGCCAACTGGGCAAATATCAGAGCAGTTTTCGAAAACAACATTAAAGACCTGAATATCTATGAAGAAGGCGACTATGACCGGCCACACAGCGATGTTTGGGGCTTAACCGATTATGATTTATTCTACGAATCAGACAAAATACTGCAGGAACAGCACAAAAGCGGAAAACCTTTTATTGCATATATTCAAACTGCATCAAACCATCGTCCATATACCATTGGTGAATCTGACGGAGATTTCGAAGTACTGGAAGAAAAAGACATCGACATGAAACTCTTCGAAAAAAGTGCTTACGACAACATCGATCAGTATAATGCCATAAGGTATCTGGATTATAACATAGGTAAATTTATAGAAAGAGCTAAAGAAGGCGGATATTTCGACAATACTATATTTGTTATGTTCGGCGATCACGACGGAAGTACAAGACCATACGATTTCAACGAAACACCGTGGTACAAATTAGGAGTAAACACCCACAGAACTACGATGCTTATGTACGGTCCTAAATACATTAAGCCGCAAATAGATTCTCTTCCTGCTACATTAATGGACGTTATGCCTACAATGGCAGGATATACGGGAATGGAGTTTACAAACTACACTTTAGGCTTGAATTTAAACGATTCTACTCCCTCAAAGAGATATGCTTTTATGTTTATGCACAGAGGTTCTCCATTTATTGCTATTTTTGACGGCAGATATATTTTACAGATGATAATGGCATCAAAAGAATTTAATTTGTTCGACACTCAAAGCAATAGTCCTTTAGATGACATCTATGAAAATGTTAAAAATAAATCAGATATTGTTGAACTGAAAAAAATGCTGGAGGCTTATCACGTAAGCACTAAATATTTGATGTTCAATAATAAAAAATAAGAAAATCTTTGGTGCTTATTAATACTTGATAAGCCCGTAATAATAAAGACAAATGATATATATCAAAAAACTAATGAAATACATTAAACCATACATAAGTTATGGTGTATTGAACGTTATATTCAACCTTCTGTATGTTGTATTCTCATTATTATCAATATCGATATTAATGCCGGTATTGGGTATCTTATTCAATCATCAGGAAAAAGTATTCGAACAGCCTGTTTATACAGGAATTGATACATTAGGAAAGTTTCTGGAAGGCAGCCTGAACTTTTTTATTACCCAACAGGCGGAACAGTTTGGCGATTTACACGTACTAATGATAATTAGTGTTGCGGGATCAATACTATTCTTATTGAAGAATTTATTCAGATATCTGGCTGTATATGTTCTGGCATACTTAAGAACAGGAATAATAAAAGATCTGAGAAACGATATTCACAAGAAAGTTATCAACTTACATATCAGCTTTTTTTCTGATAAGAGAAAAGGAGATATCATGGCGCGAATCACATCAGATGTGAATAATATCCAGGGATCGTTTTTATCGTCGATCGAAATGATGATTCGCGAACCATTCATGATTCTATTTTCGTTTGCAGTAATGCTCTATATGAGTCCGAAATTGACTTTATTCGTAATGATATTATTACCGGTTTCGGGATATATTATATCAGCAATAGGCCAGTCTCTTAAGAAAAAATCATTTATTGCCCAGAAAATAAACGGATATATACTATCGCTGGTAGAAGAGCATATAAATGGCTTAAGAGTGATAAAAGCTTTTACTGCCGAGAATAAAACAGAAGAGAAATTCAACAATACTACGAGCGAATACCGAAACGTAATGATAAAGGTTTTGCACAGGAAAGACCTGGCTTCTCCAATGAGTGAATTCATGGGTTCTATTGTGATTTTTGCAATTGTGTGGTATGGCGGATTCCTTGTACTGGAAGACAAAGACAGTCTAAACAATCTTAAACCTCAGGAATTTTTCGTTTATATAGGCCTGTTCTACCAAATTTTAAATCCGGCAAAAGCTCTTACTACGGCTTACTATAATATGGTAAAAGGTACCGCCTCGGCCGAGCGTATTTTTAGCGTACTGGAAACAGATAACCTGATTAAAGATAAAGTTGGAGCAGAAGTTATAGAAGAATTTAAATCGGAAATTGAAATAGAAAATATCAAATTTAAATATCCCGAAAATAAAAACTGGATAATTGATGATGTTTCCTTTAAAGTAGAAAAAGGGAAAACTGTTGCTCTTGTAGGACAATCGGGAAGTGGTAAAACTACCATGGCTAACCTAATCCCCCGATTTTACGACACAAAAGAAGGAAATATAAAAATAGACGGTAACAATATTAAGGATATCAGCAAAAAATCGCTGAGATCACTGATTGGAATTGTCACTCAGGAGTCTATCCTTTTTAACGACTCAGTAAGAAATAACCTCACCTTAGGGCTTAGCAGCATAACTGATGAAGAAATAATCAGAGCAGCCAAAATAGCCAATGCCCACGAATTTATCAGTAAGCTCGAAGACGGTTACGAAACAAATATAGGAGACGGAGGAGGAAAACTTTCCGGGGGACAAAGACAAAGATTATCTATTGCACGAGCTGTTTTAAATAATCCGCCAATTCTTATTTTAGATGAGGCAACATCGGCCTTAGATACTGAAAGTGAAAAACTGGTACAAGAAGCTCTGAGTAACCTTATGCAGAACAGAACTTCAATAATAATAGCACACAGACTTTCAACAATTCAAAGCTCCGACTCTATCATCGTTATGAAAGAAGGAAAAATTTTAGAACAGGGAAATCACGATGAGCTCTTAGACAAAAAAGGAGAATACAATAAACTTATTCAAATGCAATCTTTCGAATAAAAATTATATTTATAACTAACCCCATATGAAAATACTTGTACTGAGCAGCTATAACCATTCGTTTAACAACAGACTGCCGGAAATTGAAACATTTGTAGGTTTACAAAAGCAGGATGCTGAAGTTACGGTAATGGCCAAAGGTATAAGTGAATCTTTAGACTATTACAGAAAAAACGGTATTGAGGTAATTGAGGATTCTCCCCGAAAAAAAATAGATTCGGAATATATTTCAAGGGTTAAAGAAAAGATAGTTAATGAGAATTACGACATTCTTCACCTCTTATATGGCAACACCCTTAGAAACGGTATACTGGCGGCATTTGGCACAAAGGTTAAAGTAGTTGCATACTTTGGGTCTACAAGCCTGCACTGGCACGATATAACCGCTTATGCTAAATTTCTAAATCCCAGAGTGGATAAAATATTGTGTAATTCGAAACACGTAACTGCACACGTAAAAAAACAACTGCTTTTTAATAAAGAAAAAGCTACTCTGGTTTATAAATGTTTCGACACCGGGTGGTATAAAGAATATGACCCCTTCAACTTTGAACAAATAGGAATACCCAAAGACAGCGTAATTGTTACATCCGTAGCCCGAAACACAAAAGTAAAAGGTGTTAAATATTTTTTAGAATCCACTTACCACATTCCTCCGGGGAAAAATGTTCATTTTGTTCATGTTGGAAAATACATGGACAAACCAAATATTAAGAAACTAATAGAAAACAGTCCATACAGGGACAACATCCACATATTAGGCTACAGAACAGATGCCATAGAATTGATAAAAGGAAGCGATATATATGTACAAACATCGCTTGATGAGGGGCTGGGAAGAGCTATTTCGGAAGCCTGCATGCTGAAAAAACCGGTTGTAATGACTGATGCCGGTGGATGTACAGAATTAATTGAAGCTAACAAAGGAGGATTTATCAGCGAACTCAAAAAACCCAAAAGTATCGGAGAAAATATCACAAAGTTAATAGACGATAAAGATTTACGGGAAACAATGGGAGCTTCGGCCTACAGTTATATTCATGATAATTTTAATATTAATACTGCTGTACAAAATACTTATACTGAATACAGGAAGCTACTGGGCTAACGGTAAGATGTTCGAAGTTTGAGCTTACTCTTCGACTACGCTCAAAGGCTGTGTCGCAATTAATTTATCGTCATCTCGACCGAATTCTTTAGAATCAGCGAAGCTAAATCTCATTATCAGAACATGATATTTTTAACTTCGTGAATCTTCGATTTCGTTAATCCCTGCCTGTCCGGCAAACAGGCTTGTTCTATATTCATTTTAAAGGATTTAAGAACCTGTCTGCTGCCAGGCAGGCAAGGAACACCGATTAACGATTTTTGATTTTTCAATTTCCCCTTAACTCAATGACATTGATCGCGCAGTAGCGGGACTTCGTTAATAAATAAAACATTATCTCTTTGCGTACTTAGCATGTATCCTTTGCGTTCTTTGCGAGAAAAAATATGCGTATAATATCGCACTCCCCAGAAAATAGATTTGATCCTACAATGATAAAACCGAAAAATCCTACATGTAATAACCCATAAACTCAGTACGTCCTTAAGTATTGTGTATCAACAAGAAAAGAATTACTTTCGCGCCCTAAAATTTTAGCCATAAAAAGTAAATGTTTTTTAATTCAATAGATTTTGCGATATTTTTACCAATAGTATTTTTCCTCTATTGGTTTGTTGCCGACAAAAACTTAAAACTTCAAAACTTCCTCATAGTTATTGCTAGCTATACTTTTTACGGCTGGTGGGATTGGCGTTTTTTATCATTAGTACTTTTTAGCACAATAGTTGATTATTCTATTGGAGTAAAATTATCTGACGAAGAAAGTAAATACAAGAGAAAAATATATTTGTGGATAAGTATTCTTGTAAACCTTGGCTTTTTGGGCTTCTTTAAATATTACAACTTTTTTCAGGATAGTTTTGTGTCAGCTTTTTCATTTTTCGGCACAGAAATTCAAAGTAACTCACTAAATATTATCTTACCCGTAGGAATTAGTTTTTATACCTTTCAAACATTGAGCTATACAATTGATGTTTACAAAAGAAAATTAGAGCCAACGAAAGATTTTATTGCCTTTTCCGCATTTGTTAGTTTTTTCCCTCAGTTAGTAGCCGGTCCAATTGAAAGAGCTACTAATTTATTACCACAATTTTACAGGAAACGAACTTTTGAATATGACAAGGCCGTAGATGGTTTGCGTCAAATTATATGGGGTTTATTTAAAAAGATTGTTATTGCCGACAATTCTGCGCAAATAGCAAATGAAATATTTAATAATTCGGCAGACTATTCGGGAAGTACTTTGTTGATAGGAGCTATATTCTTTACCTTCCAAATCTATGGTGACTTTTCGGGGTATTCTGATATTGCAATCGGAACATCTAGGTTATTCGGGTTTAATCTGATGCAGAATTTTGCTTTCCCATATTTTTCGAGAGATATTGCCGAATTCTGGAGACGCTGGCATATTTCACTTTCAACGTGGTTTAGAGATTATTTATACATCCCTTTGGGAGGCAGCCGTGGAGGAACCCGGATGAAGGTTAGAAATACTTTTATAATTTTTATAGTCAGTGGTTTTTGGCACGGAGCAAACTGGACTTTTATTGTTTGGGGAGCTTTAAATGCTTTATACTTCATGCCATTACTGTTGCTAAATAAGAACAGGGCCAATACTGATGTTGTTGCACAGGGAAAATATTTACCCTCTTTTAAAGAATTTATACAAATAGCTTTCACATTTGGTTTGACTGTATTAGCGTGGATCTTTTTCAGATCTGAAAATATTGGTCATGCTTTAAATTATATATCTACTATTTTCTCAGGTTCATTATTTATCGCACCTAAATTTTTAAATATAGAACTGGCTTTAAGTACAATGAAGATGATTTTTGCATTTATAATCATCGAGTGGATAGGAAGAGAAGAGCAATATGCAATCGCAAATTTATTTAAGGTAAAGAAAAAGTATGTAAGATATTATTTATATGTATCAGTTGTACTTGCAATAATGATTTGGGGTAATTATAAAGAAAATCAATTCATATATTTTCAGTTTTAACATGAGAGATTTTATTAAAAAGACATCTGCATTTTCAATATTTATACTTTTTATTCTGGTTTTTACGAATTTTTATGGCGATGCTGCCAAATTATTTCACATCGGATATGAAAAGAAGATAGCCTCTATATTATTAGAAAAGAAAAATGCCACAAATATTTCTAATTATGATGAAAGATTGTTGCAAAAGGAGATCATAAATAATATAGATAAAAATCCCGATGTTGTGGTTCTCGGATCCAGCAGATCAAAACTGATTGGCAGCAAATATTTTGATAATAAACTATTGTTTAATAATGGTGTGAATGGTGCAAGTATTGAAGACCTTGTAGCTATATACCAGTTGTATAAAGAACGTGATATTCTGCCCAAAAAGATAGTTATTGTTATAGATCCATGGTTATTCAATGAATATAACGGGTTGGAAAGGTGGACTTCTTTAGAAAAAGAATATAATGATTTTCATAATAAAACCGGTACTTTTTCTAAAGCTCAGGAGAATAATTTTTCGGAATTGATCTCTTTATCTTATTTTCAAAATTCACTGAATAATTTACCAAATGTGTTTACGGGTAAATCAGACCCTGTATCAACTACTCAAAAATATAATAAAACGAATACCAAGTTACCGGATGGATCAATAATTTACGGTGAGAAGCGTATAAATTTGTCACAGGAAAACATAGACAATATAGCCCGAAAGTACTCAACCGGTAAAATATATGGTATTGAGAATTTTGAAAAAATTTCAGATAGAAATTTTGAAGATTTTAACTCTTTATGCAGTGATATAATACATAATGGCATTGAATTAGAGTTCATCTTAACTCCATATCACCCTATTACATATAAAAAAATAATCGCTAATTATCCTTGCGTAATAAAGACCGAAAACATTATTAAAAATTATGCAGAAAATGCAAATATAAACTGTTATGGCTCTTTTAATCCATCGGTATTAGAAATAGATAATAGTGGTTTATACGACGGTGTACACAGCAAAGAAATTACTATTTCTAAAATAATGAAAAAAAGAAAGGAAAGCTCAACCACGCAGAAGGGTTAAACCGAATGAATTATGTATTAACAGTGAATAGTTACACTATTCATCTTTACCATATACTTTCTTGACAGTATTGTCGCCAAGGAAATAATCCCATTCTTTTACAGGTGTACGCCAATCGCCATACACATATTCCAAATATCTCTCATAATCTTTAGGAACTGAATACTGCTTATTATCAAATTCAATCCTGGTTTTATTATCATGGAATTCCGTCGGAATGGTTTTTAATACCGATGCTCCTTCTTTTTTTACTACATAAGAATATTCTCCGTCAATATTTTTCATCACAAAAATATCTAATATTCCTTTATCGCGTACTACAACAAACTTTCTGGTTTGAACCTTAATAATTCTTACCTCTCCTTTTTTAAACGGGCCGGTATCTTTATCGAAATATCTAACTCTGGTTCTGTAACCAAGTCGCCATAGCTTTCGCTTATTTTTGATAAGCTTTTCAAGATCTTTATGCGTTATACTTATATCTAAATCCGTATCCCATGGCAGAAGTCTGTTTTCTCTGACAACACCCAATAAGGTCCCAAAATCCAATATATATTCTATCTCCAATTTATCAAATAAATCAGTTATTTTTCTCAACATTGTTTTAGCAACTTCGGCATGCTTTCCTATTAATTTAGCATCTCCTCCCATATTTATTTTTCTAAATGGATAATATATATTTTTATGCAAAATTAACAATATTTTTATACTATGATAATGTCTTGTACTTCAATAATGAAAATCTTTATGAGTTTATATAAATAACTCAATAAATATGCATAATCTCATGTTTTACATTTGTACTGATATTATAAATTGTAAATATGCTTAAAACGCATATATTTGCACCATTAACACATATCAGAGGTTTGGAAAAAAATAAAACACTTATAACATACGGTACTTTCGACCTATTCCACATAGGACATGTCAGACTACTTAAAAGAATAAAAGAAAGAGGCGACAAGCTTATTGTTGCTGTTTCTACAGATGAGTTTAATAGAACTAAAGGAAAGAAAACTATTATTCCTTTTGATCAGCGCATCGAAATTGTAAAAGCAATTAAGTATGTCGACGAAGTTATTCCTGAAAATAATTGGGATCAAAAAAAGGACGACATAATAAAGTACAATGTTGATGAGTTTGTAATGGGAGGAGATTGGGAAGGAAAGTTCGACGATCTAAAAAAACATTGTGAAGTTAGCTATTTACCAAGAACCAAAGAAATTTCATCGTCGGAACTGAAAAACTCCTTACGTGAAATTTCTAAAATATCAACAACAAAATTGAAGTTGGCTATT from Bacteroidota bacterium includes the following:
- a CDS encoding sulfatase-like hydrolase/transferase; protein product: MQQYLKLLISQILRLFVLTQVFRFVFYFLYLNGNTFEEGNISHAWYLGLKFDLRYTLLVLIPFALMIAVKGNKIFAGRWKNISKNYLLFVYIATLLLYLLDFGHYGYLGIRVNSSVVRFASNPLISLQMVWESYPVIWGSLGIIIFAYITRLLINKNYDRCTRSEFKDESKIKYTLIIITSILFYAFGIYGAIAYYPLRWSQAMFTQNQLVSGFAINPGLNIYDTYKFKDTGFDIEATKTNFGIMANYLGIENTDTLDFRREIKGIPNQQQKPNIVVIMLESMGSSKMGLHGNPLPSTPNMDSLAMNGRFFPNFFVPGLGTARTVYTSLTGIPDVSVQKTASRNQFTIDQRTIFNDFEGYEKYYFLGGNANWANIRAVFENNIKDLNIYEEGDYDRPHSDVWGLTDYDLFYESDKILQEQHKSGKPFIAYIQTASNHRPYTIGESDGDFEVLEEKDIDMKLFEKSAYDNIDQYNAIRYLDYNIGKFIERAKEGGYFDNTIFVMFGDHDGSTRPYDFNETPWYKLGVNTHRTTMLMYGPKYIKPQIDSLPATLMDVMPTMAGYTGMEFTNYTLGLNLNDSTPSKRYAFMFMHRGSPFIAIFDGRYILQMIMASKEFNLFDTQSNSPLDDIYENVKNKSDIVELKKMLEAYHVSTKYLMFNNKK
- the tagD gene encoding glycerol-3-phosphate cytidylyltransferase translates to MLKTHIFAPLTHIRGLEKNKTLITYGTFDLFHIGHVRLLKRIKERGDKLIVAVSTDEFNRTKGKKTIIPFDQRIEIVKAIKYVDEVIPENNWDQKKDDIIKYNVDEFVMGGDWEGKFDDLKKHCEVSYLPRTKEISSSELKNSLREISKISTTKLKLAIDSLNQILLDLE
- a CDS encoding ABC transporter ATP-binding protein — encoded protein: MKYIKPYISYGVLNVIFNLLYVVFSLLSISILMPVLGILFNHQEKVFEQPVYTGIDTLGKFLEGSLNFFITQQAEQFGDLHVLMIISVAGSILFLLKNLFRYLAVYVLAYLRTGIIKDLRNDIHKKVINLHISFFSDKRKGDIMARITSDVNNIQGSFLSSIEMMIREPFMILFSFAVMLYMSPKLTLFVMILLPVSGYIISAIGQSLKKKSFIAQKINGYILSLVEEHINGLRVIKAFTAENKTEEKFNNTTSEYRNVMIKVLHRKDLASPMSEFMGSIVIFAIVWYGGFLVLEDKDSLNNLKPQEFFVYIGLFYQILNPAKALTTAYYNMVKGTASAERIFSVLETDNLIKDKVGAEVIEEFKSEIEIENIKFKYPENKNWIIDDVSFKVEKGKTVALVGQSGSGKTTMANLIPRFYDTKEGNIKIDGNNIKDISKKSLRSLIGIVTQESILFNDSVRNNLTLGLSSITDEEIIRAAKIANAHEFISKLEDGYETNIGDGGGKLSGGQRQRLSIARAVLNNPPILILDEATSALDTESEKLVQEALSNLMQNRTSIIIAHRLSTIQSSDSIIVMKEGKILEQGNHDELLDKKGEYNKLIQMQSFE
- the glyA gene encoding serine hydroxymethyltransferase, which gives rise to MQRDHDIFNLIEDERDRQTEGLELIASENYVSEQVMEAMGSILTNKYAEGYPGKRYYGGCEVVDDIEQIAIDRAKELFGAEYANVQPHSGSQANGAVYLAVLNPGDKVLGFNLSHGGHLTHGSPVNFSGKTYNAVFYGVEEETGMLDYDNIEKIAIAEQPKMIIAGASAYSRDIDFARFREIADKVGAILLADISHPSGLIAKGILNDPIPHCHIVTTTTHKTLRGPRGGLILMGKDFDNPWGLKTPKGVVKKMSNILDMAIFPGIQGGPLEHVIGAKAVAFGEALSDDYFHYILQVKKNAHVMAEELVKRGYKIVSGGTDNHMMLIDLRNKGVTGKEADAALSKADITVNKNMVPFDDKSPFVTSGIRIGTSAITTRGLVESDMLKVVELIDKVIMNIEKDDILDEVRAEVNDMMSKFPIFATNVEA
- a CDS encoding MBOAT family O-acyltransferase, whose amino-acid sequence is MFFNSIDFAIFLPIVFFLYWFVADKNLKLQNFLIVIASYTFYGWWDWRFLSLVLFSTIVDYSIGVKLSDEESKYKRKIYLWISILVNLGFLGFFKYYNFFQDSFVSAFSFFGTEIQSNSLNIILPVGISFYTFQTLSYTIDVYKRKLEPTKDFIAFSAFVSFFPQLVAGPIERATNLLPQFYRKRTFEYDKAVDGLRQIIWGLFKKIVIADNSAQIANEIFNNSADYSGSTLLIGAIFFTFQIYGDFSGYSDIAIGTSRLFGFNLMQNFAFPYFSRDIAEFWRRWHISLSTWFRDYLYIPLGGSRGGTRMKVRNTFIIFIVSGFWHGANWTFIVWGALNALYFMPLLLLNKNRANTDVVAQGKYLPSFKEFIQIAFTFGLTVLAWIFFRSENIGHALNYISTIFSGSLFIAPKFLNIELALSTMKMIFAFIIIEWIGREEQYAIANLFKVKKKYVRYYLYVSVVLAIMIWGNYKENQFIYFQF
- a CDS encoding LicD family protein yields the protein MHKNIYYPFRKINMGGDAKLIGKHAEVAKTMLRKITDLFDKLEIEYILDFGTLLGVVRENRLLPWDTDLDISITHKDLEKLIKNKRKLWRLGYRTRVRYFDKDTGPFKKGEVRIIKVQTRKFVVVRDKGILDIFVMKNIDGEYSYVVKKEGASVLKTIPTEFHDNKTRIEFDNKQYSVPKDYERYLEYVYGDWRTPVKEWDYFLGDNTVKKVYGKDE
- a CDS encoding glycosyltransferase family 4 protein → MKILVLSSYNHSFNNRLPEIETFVGLQKQDAEVTVMAKGISESLDYYRKNGIEVIEDSPRKKIDSEYISRVKEKIVNENYDILHLLYGNTLRNGILAAFGTKVKVVAYFGSTSLHWHDITAYAKFLNPRVDKILCNSKHVTAHVKKQLLFNKEKATLVYKCFDTGWYKEYDPFNFEQIGIPKDSVIVTSVARNTKVKGVKYFLESTYHIPPGKNVHFVHVGKYMDKPNIKKLIENSPYRDNIHILGYRTDAIELIKGSDIYVQTSLDEGLGRAISEACMLKKPVVMTDAGGCTELIEANKGGFISELKKPKSIGENITKLIDDKDLRETMGASAYSYIHDNFNINTAVQNTYTEYRKLLG